The following nucleotide sequence is from Ferruginibacter lapsinanis.
CCATCAACCAATGTGCTTTTACCTGCACCCGGAGGACCGGTTATTCCTATTACCGAAGTGTTTTTATTGGGTAAAAGTTGGAGCAATTCTTCATATCCCTCCGCTTCATTTTCAATCAGGGATATACATCTGGCCAGTGCTTTAAAATCACCTGCTTGTAAAAGATCAATATATGATTGCCATTGATTCACTATAAATTATTTTATCTCCTGCATTTCAACCAGTTTACTATAAAATCCATTCTGATCAATCAATGTTTGATGATTGCCCCTTTCAATGATTCGTCCGTTTTGTAATACAATAATCTCATCGGCATTGCTGATCGTACTCAATCTATGTGCTATTACAACAGAAGTTCTGTCTCTCATTAAATTATTGATCGCCTCCTGTACCAATCTTTCACTTTCTGTATCTAATGAAGATGTGGCTTCATCCAAAATCAATATAGGTGAATTTTGCAATACAGCTCTGGCAATGGTAAGTCTTTGTCTTTCGCCTCCACTGAGTTTTGTGCCCCTGTCGCCGATATTAGTTTCAAACCCTTTTTCTTTTTGAACAATAAAATTATATGCATTAGCAACTTTTGCAGCGTGTGTGATCGTTTCTTCCGGAGCTTCCAGTTTTCCTAAAGCGATATTGTTTGCAATAGTATCATTAAATAAAATAGGCTCTTGAGTAACAAAACTCATTTGTTTACGCAGTGATTCTAATGTGTATTCATTGATATTTTTTCCATCCACTAAAATTTCTCCTGAACTTACATTGTGAAAACGGGGGATGAGATCTACCAATGTACTTTTTCCCGACCCCGAAGATCCAACCAATGCAATCGTTTTTCCTTTGGGGATTATAAGATCAATATTATGAAGCACAGTTTTGTCGCCGTAAGAAAAACTAACATTTTTAAATTCTATACTATGTTCAAATGTTTCTAAATTGATAGCATCAGGTTTTTCTACGATAGTAACAGGAGCATTTAAAATCTCTTCCACACGATCAAGGGCTCCCATTCCTCTTTGAATACCGGCAATAGTACCGGCAAGATTTTTTGCAGGATTGATCAACATGGCAAAACTTAAAATGAATGTGATCAGATCTCCACTGGCCAACTGGCTACTGGGAGAAAAAACCAATTTACCTCCTACAAAAAGAATAATGCAAAGTACGGTTACGCTTAATACTTCGGTAAGCGGACTTGCCAGATCCCTTCTTCTTGTCATGCTATTAAGAATGTCAATCAGTTTGTTATTGCCATGCTTAAATTTCTCCATCATTTGTTCTTCAGCAGTAAAGGCTTTAATTACTTTCATGCCACCCAAAGTCTCTTCTACATGACTCAGGTTGCTTCCTGTTGTTTCAGCAAGACTGGTTGATTCTTTTTTTAAGCGTTTACTGATACGACCGATTACAAAAACAGTTACAGGGAGCAATAAAAGTAAGAAGAGGGATAATTGAGGACTTAGATAGATCATGTAACATAAAAAACCAATGATAGTGAACGAGTCTTTTATTAACCCTTCTAATGAGCCAATGATAGAATTATATATTTCACCAATATCGGAAACCATACGGCTCATCAGGTCTCCCTTACGTTGTTCGGAAAAAAATCCTAAAGGCAAACTTACTATTCTGTTGTAAAGGCGTATTCTAAATCCTGATATGATATTGTTTCTTACAGGGGTAGACACATAAAATGACAGATAAAGAAATAAATTCTTAAGAAATGTTGCTATTACAATAACTACGCACATGATAGCCAACGTATAAATCTTGTCATGCGCCACGATCATTTGCTGAAAATAGTTTTTTAAGTCGCCAATAGCATTTGATTGAATGGTTGAATTTTTTACATCTGTATTAAAAATTAAATTTAAAAACGGAGATAACATGCCAATAGACAACAACGAGAATACTGTTGCCAACAAGGTTAAACAAATGTAAAGCGCCAGTTTTTCCTTTGGGATATGTATGTACTTAAATACTCTTAAAAAATTCTTCATAATTACATATAGCTGTAGCAAATAATACAGCGGTGCAAAGTTACGCCGATTATTTACATGCGTAGACCCAATGCCGTAAATATTGAATATAATACATAAATGGTAGAATCTGCTTAGCCTCGTTGCTGTAAATATTTTGTTAGATTTGCCTTTCAATGGCATTTATAGACAAATGGTAAAATTATCGGTTGTAATTATTACAAAAAACGAGGCTCACATTATTGCAAATACCCTGCAAAGTCTTGCAGGTATTACTGACGATATTGTGATAGTAGATAATGGGAGTACTGATAACACAATCAATATCTGCAAACAATTTAATGCTCATGTAATTACTACTGATTGGAAAGGCTATGGGGAAACTAAAAATATTGGTATAGACGCAGCCAGGTATGATTGGATATTAGGTATAGATGCCGATGAAGTAATTGATAAAGAACTAAAAAATGCCATTCTGCAGATAGACTTTTCTGAAGAGAAGAATCTGTATGAAGTGAAGTTCAAGAATTTCTTTTGTAATAAATGGATAAAATTCGGAGAATGGTCAGGCGATAAACATATAAGACTTTTTAATAGAAAATATGTACGATGGAATAATGCAGCTGTGCATGAAAGCCTGATCTTTCCGGTTGAAGCAAAGAAACATACTCTCAAAGGAAACATCCTGCACTACACAACAAATAGTTTCGATGAGCACATTGAAAAAACGATCCGGTATGCGAAGCAGAATGCTGAAAAATATTTTAACCAAGGTAAAAAAGCCGGGATAATAAAACTATACTTATCGCCATTTTTTACATTTGTAAAGCACTATATTTTCGAATTGGGTTTTTTAGATGGTTGGTATGGATTTTTGATCGCAAAAAATACAGCATGGTACACGTATTTAAAATACAAGTTTTTAAAAGAAATGACTATCAAACAAAAAAATCAATAATTTCTTGACAAACTTCATTCCCATATTTCCATTAGCAATTGTTGTTTATCCAGGCGAAGAACTGAACCTGCATATATTTGAACCAAGGTATAAGCAATTAATTCAATATTGTATCGACAACAAAAAACCATTTGGGATCCCTGCTGTAATTAATAACCAGGTAAAAGATTTGGGCACTTTGGTTGAGTTGGTTGAAGTTTCAAAGGTGTATGATAATGGAGAAATGGATATAAAAACCAAAGGCAGCAAGGTTTTCAGAGTTTTAGAAACAGTAAAGGAGATACCAGATAAATTATACAGCGGAGCAATAGTTAGTTACCCGGACAATAGTTTTACCGGCAACAGAAGACTGATGCAGAAAGTGATAGAAGGAATAAGGCATTTACATGAATTATTGAAGGTTACAAAAACCTTTAAAAAACCTGATACAGAGATCGAGAGTTATGATGTAGCTCATCACATGGGTTTGTCTTTAGAGCAAGAGTATGAGTTACTTGGTTTGATGGAAGAGATTCACCGTCAGGAATATTTAAAACGTCATCTTAAAAAAGTATTGCCTGTAATGGCAGAAATGGAGACGCTGAAAGAAAGAGTAAAGCTAAACGGGCATTTTAAAAATTTAGGAGGATTAGAACTTTAGTTTTCAATTCTTAGTTAATAGTTGTTCACTAACTACGAACTATTAACTACAAATTACAAACCATGAACTATACAACACTTTGCTTTGATTTTGGAAACTCTCGTTTAAAATGTGGAGTTTTTACAAATGACTCTTTCAAGGAAGAAGTTGTTTTGCCCAATGATGATACAGCAACGATTGCGAAACTGATCGAAACCTATAAGCCTCAAAAAGCGATCTTATCATCAGTCATTAATCATAATCCGGAGATTGAAAGTTTGTTATCGGCCAAAACTTCATTTCATAAGGTATCACATCTTACCAAAATAAATTTTACCACCCCCGTTGGCAAACCGGAAACAATTGGGGCAGACAGGTTGGCTTTGGTGGCGGCAGCAGCACATTTTTATCCCGGTAAGAATAATTTAGTGATTGGATTGGGTAGTTGCATCACGTATAACTTCATTAATCAGTATAATCAGTTTCTGGGAGGGGCCATTTCCCCGGGCACACAAATGCGTTTTAAGTCGATGCATGATCATACTGCAAAACTGCCTTTAATTGAAAAAGACTGGAATTTCCCCGTAATTGCCTACGATACCAAAACTAATTTGCAAAGTGGTGTATTGGCAGGAATTAGCTTTGAAATAGACGGTTTCATTGACTTTTACGCATCCAGGTATGGCAACTTTAACGTGGTTTTAACCGGCGGAGATGCAGTGTATTTTGCCCAACGGCTTAAAAACAAGATATTTGCAGACTTTAATTTTATATACAAAGGACTGTATGCACTCAGCGAAACTAACAATGACTAAATATTTCCCTCTTTTTTTACTTGCTTTCAGCTTTCAGCTTTCAGCTTTTTCTCAGGAAAACTCTCCTTATTCCAGGTATGGCGTAGGCGATATGGTTCCAAATCATAATATTTTGACAAGAGGAATGGGGGGCATTTCAGCAGGCTATGCAAACGGACAAATGTTGAATTTCACCAATCCGGCAAGTTATTCTAGCTTATCGAGTACCATATTTGATCTAGGTGCAGAAGTAGATTCAAGAAAATTAAAAAGTATCAGCCCAACACAAAATTTTACTGCTACCAATGCATTGTTTTCTTACATGCAGGTTGGGTTTCCAATCAAAATGAAAAGAGCCAATAAAAAGAATATTTTTTTAGGCGTAAACATTGGACTTAAACCTACATCAAGGATCAATTATAAAATTGCAAAATTTGAAAGACTTCCGGGAATTGATAGCCTGGTTACTTTTTATGAAGGATCAGGAGGAATCAATGAAGCTTCTGCAGGAGCAGGTCTTACTATAAAAAACTTTAGCATTGGTTTTAATGTGGGCTATATGTTTGGCAATAAAGATTATAGCACACAATTGACATTCTTAAATGATACTGTAAGATATTATGAGTCTAATTCTTCAACGAAAACAAATTTTGGAGGGTTGCTTCTCAATGGTGGCATCCAATACAAAATCAAGATAAATAAAAACACACTCCTTCGTTTAGGCGGATATGGTAATCTGAAACAAAGTTTATCAGCCAGTAAAGATGTGCTAAGAGAAACAGTAGTATTTGATGCAGACGGCAGTTCAACTAAAGTTGATAGCGTATACGAAAATACACTTAAAGGGAACTTGGTCTATCCCGCGAGTTACGGTTTTGGGTTTACGCTGCAACAACCTAACTGGTTGTTTGGCGCAGATCTTGAAATGACGCAGTGGAAAGATTATCGTTTTTATGACGAAAAAGATTTCGTTCATAATAACTGGAAGATAAGAGCAGGTGCAGAATATTTTCCTGCGAAAGACGCAACATCATTAAAAAAATATTTCAATTTTGTAAAATACAGAGCCGGGTTTTATTATGGTCCTGACAATGTGAAATTAACAACTAATATTCCGGAATATGCATTCACTTTCGGAGCTGGGTTTCCGCTTAAATTACGCAGAAGTTACTACGAAACGCAAACTTCAATTTTAAATGTTTCTGCTGAAATAGGCAGCAGAGGAGATAAAAAATCTAATCTTCGTGAAAATTTCTTTCGCTTGGCATTTGGTTTTTCTCTGAGTGATCTATGGTTCAGAAGAGCTAAATACGATTAATTATACGCAATGACAAGCCCATCGTCATTATATAAAATATTATTTATTACAGCTTTGGCAACAAGCTGTATTTTTTTTTATTCCTGTAATAATGATAAACTGAAAAAGAAAAATATCGGTGATCAAAAAACCGGGGTAGAAGTAGCAAAAGACGTAAGGATCAATTATTCTATTGCAGGCAATAGAAAAGCTGTATTGGTTGGTCCATTGATGTACCGGGTGCAGGACACGGTATCATATATAGAGTTCCCTAAAACGATTCATGTAGATTTTTTTAATGCAGCCGATGTAATCGAAAGTAAATTGGATGCCAGGTATGCAAAGTATAAAGACAATCAGAATATTGTTTTTTTAAAAGATAGTGTGAGGATTGTTAATGTAAAAGGCGATACGCTGTATTGCGATGAATTATACTGGGACAGAACCAGAACCAATACAGAATTTTATACAGAAAAACCTGTAAGGATCAGAACCAGGACCCATCTTATAAACGGAATTGGTATGGATGCCAGTCAGGATTTTACAGAGTGGCACATCGTTCAATCCACCGGATTTGTAAAAGTCCCTTCTTCTCAATTTCCTAATTAAGGAAAAATGTCAAAATAGTCGGATTGCCATTTGAATCTTATGTAATTTCATTGCCTAAATAAATTTTACTATGGAATATCGTCGTCTCGGGAAATCAGGCTTACAGGTAAGTGTATTATCTTTTGGCAGTTGGGTAAGTTTCAGCAAACAAAT
It contains:
- a CDS encoding ABC transporter ATP-binding protein — protein: MKNFLRVFKYIHIPKEKLALYICLTLLATVFSLLSIGMLSPFLNLIFNTDVKNSTIQSNAIGDLKNYFQQMIVAHDKIYTLAIMCVVIVIATFLKNLFLYLSFYVSTPVRNNIISGFRIRLYNRIVSLPLGFFSEQRKGDLMSRMVSDIGEIYNSIIGSLEGLIKDSFTIIGFLCYMIYLSPQLSLFLLLLLPVTVFVIGRISKRLKKESTSLAETTGSNLSHVEETLGGMKVIKAFTAEEQMMEKFKHGNNKLIDILNSMTRRRDLASPLTEVLSVTVLCIILFVGGKLVFSPSSQLASGDLITFILSFAMLINPAKNLAGTIAGIQRGMGALDRVEEILNAPVTIVEKPDAINLETFEHSIEFKNVSFSYGDKTVLHNIDLIIPKGKTIALVGSSGSGKSTLVDLIPRFHNVSSGEILVDGKNINEYTLESLRKQMSFVTQEPILFNDTIANNIALGKLEAPEETITHAAKVANAYNFIVQKEKGFETNIGDRGTKLSGGERQRLTIARAVLQNSPILILDEATSSLDTESERLVQEAINNLMRDRTSVVIAHRLSTISNADEIIVLQNGRIIERGNHQTLIDQNGFYSKLVEMQEIK
- a CDS encoding glycosyltransferase family 2 protein; amino-acid sequence: MVKLSVVIITKNEAHIIANTLQSLAGITDDIVIVDNGSTDNTINICKQFNAHVITTDWKGYGETKNIGIDAARYDWILGIDADEVIDKELKNAILQIDFSEEKNLYEVKFKNFFCNKWIKFGEWSGDKHIRLFNRKYVRWNNAAVHESLIFPVEAKKHTLKGNILHYTTNSFDEHIEKTIRYAKQNAEKYFNQGKKAGIIKLYLSPFFTFVKHYIFELGFLDGWYGFLIAKNTAWYTYLKYKFLKEMTIKQKNQ
- a CDS encoding LON peptidase substrate-binding domain-containing protein → MTNFIPIFPLAIVVYPGEELNLHIFEPRYKQLIQYCIDNKKPFGIPAVINNQVKDLGTLVELVEVSKVYDNGEMDIKTKGSKVFRVLETVKEIPDKLYSGAIVSYPDNSFTGNRRLMQKVIEGIRHLHELLKVTKTFKKPDTEIESYDVAHHMGLSLEQEYELLGLMEEIHRQEYLKRHLKKVLPVMAEMETLKERVKLNGHFKNLGGLEL
- a CDS encoding type III pantothenate kinase; its protein translation is MNYTTLCFDFGNSRLKCGVFTNDSFKEEVVLPNDDTATIAKLIETYKPQKAILSSVINHNPEIESLLSAKTSFHKVSHLTKINFTTPVGKPETIGADRLALVAAAAHFYPGKNNLVIGLGSCITYNFINQYNQFLGGAISPGTQMRFKSMHDHTAKLPLIEKDWNFPVIAYDTKTNLQSGVLAGISFEIDGFIDFYASRYGNFNVVLTGGDAVYFAQRLKNKIFADFNFIYKGLYALSETNND
- the lptC gene encoding LPS export ABC transporter periplasmic protein LptC, with amino-acid sequence MTSPSSLYKILFITALATSCIFFYSCNNDKLKKKNIGDQKTGVEVAKDVRINYSIAGNRKAVLVGPLMYRVQDTVSYIEFPKTIHVDFFNAADVIESKLDARYAKYKDNQNIVFLKDSVRIVNVKGDTLYCDELYWDRTRTNTEFYTEKPVRIRTRTHLINGIGMDASQDFTEWHIVQSTGFVKVPSSQFPN